Proteins encoded together in one Candidatus Nitrosocaldus cavascurensis window:
- a CDS encoding AAA family ATPase, with the protein MTLAPQELENIASKHAAEAIKLDSQGAKPHAILHYQKAVDALLKLVHLYPDYKLNKIYVERAKAYQNRIKALQESRGLDGMHDMVNGDKGSSKGSEQANTAISKVRHDSVGGERSNGNGLSSNDTNVEILKADFDDLVLKDKPNVKWDEVIGLDDAKRALRESIIYPTQRPDLFPLGWPKGILLYGPPGNGKTLLAAATASEIEGYFINVDAASMMSKWLGEAEKNVAKLFSMARRVVSKENVPVILFIDEVDSLLGTRSNEIGGEVRVKNQFLTEMDGITSKSGKSPIYVIGATNKPWSLDWPFLRRFQKRIYVGLPDYNARLQMFRSYTAQLNIDPSLKLEDLAKITEGYSASDIRDICQGVQLKVVNELFESGKAFDGNAQTRSIGMNDFKEILKNRKPSVSQEMIKAYLRWTEQFKAL; encoded by the coding sequence TTGACTCTGGCACCCCAAGAATTAGAGAATATTGCAAGTAAGCATGCTGCAGAGGCCATAAAGTTAGATTCGCAGGGAGCAAAGCCACATGCTATACTCCACTATCAGAAGGCAGTTGATGCCTTGCTGAAGCTGGTTCACCTCTACCCAGATTACAAGTTGAACAAGATATACGTTGAGAGGGCAAAGGCCTATCAGAACAGGATAAAAGCATTACAGGAGTCTAGAGGGTTGGATGGTATGCATGATATGGTCAATGGGGATAAGGGTAGCAGCAAGGGTAGCGAGCAAGCAAATACAGCAATCAGCAAGGTTAGACATGATAGTGTTGGGGGTGAGAGGAGTAATGGTAATGGGTTAAGTAGCAATGATACTAACGTTGAGATACTCAAGGCTGATTTTGATGATCTAGTACTGAAGGATAAGCCAAATGTGAAGTGGGACGAGGTTATAGGCCTTGATGATGCAAAGAGAGCGTTGAGAGAAAGCATAATATATCCTACTCAAAGGCCAGATCTATTCCCTCTTGGATGGCCAAAGGGTATACTACTCTATGGTCCTCCAGGGAATGGAAAGACACTTCTAGCAGCAGCAACTGCAAGCGAGATAGAAGGTTACTTCATAAACGTAGATGCAGCATCGATGATGAGCAAATGGCTTGGTGAGGCTGAGAAGAATGTAGCAAAGTTATTCTCCATGGCAAGGAGAGTTGTTAGCAAGGAGAACGTGCCAGTCATACTCTTCATAGATGAGGTTGATTCTCTGTTAGGCACAAGAAGCAATGAGATAGGAGGAGAGGTTAGGGTTAAGAACCAGTTCCTTACAGAGATGGATGGTATTACTAGCAAGTCTGGGAAATCACCAATATACGTTATAGGTGCTACAAACAAGCCATGGAGCCTAGATTGGCCATTCCTCAGGAGGTTCCAGAAGAGGATATACGTAGGCTTACCAGATTACAATGCAAGGTTACAGATGTTCAGATCCTACACTGCCCAACTCAACATAGATCCATCTCTTAAACTTGAGGATCTTGCAAAGATAACAGAAGGGTACTCAGCAAGTGATATAAGGGATATATGCCAGGGTGTGCAACTGAAGGTTGTAAATGAACTCTTTGAGAGTGGCAAGGCATTCGATGGTAATGCTCAGACAAGAAGCATAGGCATGAACGACTTTAAGGAGATACTTAAGAACAGGAAGCCTAGCGTTAGTCAGGAGATGATAAAGGCTTATCTTAGATGGACTGAGCAGTTCAAAGCACTCTAG
- a CDS encoding Snf7 family protein — MAFASKWSKPNEPGMGEKLQSVVKPTGPLKPRIEHAQRKLQMQIMKLDSIAQKLREKDQLLFKRIVQSIQQHDTQYSAVLSNELAQIRKLSKMVNQAKLALEQIQLRLSTITELGDVVVTLSPAMAVVKNVRSGLASMMPEVDNEMGEISELLGGILMDAGQVGGYNINFEYANEEATKILEEAASVVESKMKEKFPDLPSMSEDSKIMG; from the coding sequence ATGGCATTTGCATCAAAGTGGAGCAAGCCAAACGAGCCTGGTATGGGTGAGAAGTTACAGAGTGTAGTGAAGCCCACAGGACCACTCAAGCCAAGGATAGAGCATGCACAGAGGAAGTTACAGATGCAGATAATGAAACTTGATAGTATAGCGCAGAAGTTAAGGGAGAAGGATCAGTTACTCTTCAAGAGGATAGTGCAATCCATACAGCAGCATGATACACAGTACTCAGCAGTACTCTCAAATGAGTTGGCTCAGATAAGAAAGTTGAGTAAGATGGTGAACCAAGCAAAGCTTGCATTGGAGCAGATACAGTTGAGGCTCAGCACGATAACAGAACTTGGAGATGTTGTAGTCACGCTTAGCCCAGCAATGGCTGTTGTAAAGAACGTTAGATCAGGATTAGCAAGCATGATGCCTGAGGTTGATAATGAGATGGGCGAGATATCTGAACTGCTTGGAGGTATACTGATGGATGCAGGACAGGTTGGAGGCTATAACATAAACTTCGAGTATGCTAATGAAGAAGCAACAAAGATACTTGAGGAGGCAGCAAGCGTAGTTGAGAGCAAGATGAAGGAGAAGTTCCCAGATCTACCTAGCATGAGTGAGGATAGCAAGATAATGGGCTAG
- a CDS encoding peroxiredoxin, which translates to MGDGASIGVGSPAPDFTAESTQGRIRLSNYKGKSVVLYFYVKDMTPGCTVQSIGIKDSMERIRALGAEVIGISSDDLESHKRFAAKYGLNFPLVSDADNSISKAYGVFNEEKGRARRVTFIIDRDGVIRHIMNRVDVKSHADDVIDMLKKLQ; encoded by the coding sequence ATGGGTGATGGAGCAAGTATAGGTGTGGGTTCTCCTGCTCCAGACTTCACTGCAGAATCTACACAGGGTAGGATAAGGCTCAGCAACTACAAAGGCAAGAGTGTAGTACTCTACTTCTATGTAAAGGATATGACCCCAGGATGTACAGTACAGTCAATAGGCATTAAGGATAGTATGGAGAGGATAAGGGCTCTAGGTGCAGAGGTTATAGGCATAAGCAGTGATGATCTAGAGTCTCACAAGAGGTTTGCAGCAAAGTATGGGCTGAACTTCCCACTGGTTAGCGATGCAGATAATAGCATAAGCAAGGCGTATGGAGTATTCAATGAGGAGAAAGGGAGGGCAAGAAGGGTAACCTTCATAATAGATAGGGATGGGGTGATAAGGCATATAATGAATAGAGTCGATGTTAAGAGCCATGCAGATGATGTTATAGATATGCTCAAGAAGCTACAGTAG
- the purD gene encoding phosphoribosylamine--glycine ligase produces MNVLVLGSGAREHAIGWKVANSSKVEKVFFAPGNGGTRLAGYENLGIGIKEHDRLLRFAMEHECLTIVGPEEPLAMGIVDLFKGNGLRILGPSRDAARLESSKVWAKEFMKRHGIPTAEFKVFDEPEAAKDYIARSKRDDVVVKADGLAAGKGVVVCSSKAEAYNAVDMIMKDRVFGDAGNRIVLEERLYGEEVSFICMSDGKRIIPLATSQDHKRVYDNDEGPNTGGMGAYSPNPIIDGKMHEWIMRNIMQKAIDGLRHDGVEFKGFLYAGLMLVGDKAYVLEFNVRLGDPETQVILPRLRSDLIYYVEHCIDGTLDQAEDMVWDERVAVCVVLASKGYPNAYETGKVITGLDDLNSMYSNGDHLVFHAGTKVTDDGRIVTDGGRVLSIVALGSDMKEAIEKVYSAVNRVHWEGMHYRRDIGKRALRYLLNR; encoded by the coding sequence ATGAATGTACTTGTGCTTGGCTCTGGTGCAAGGGAGCATGCCATAGGCTGGAAGGTTGCCAACAGTAGTAAGGTTGAGAAGGTATTCTTTGCTCCTGGTAATGGTGGCACAAGGCTTGCTGGCTATGAGAATCTAGGCATAGGGATCAAGGAGCACGATAGACTCTTGAGGTTTGCGATGGAGCATGAATGCTTAACCATAGTTGGACCTGAGGAGCCATTGGCAATGGGCATAGTAGATCTATTCAAAGGTAATGGTCTAAGGATACTTGGCCCAAGTAGGGATGCAGCAAGGTTGGAGAGTAGCAAGGTATGGGCAAAGGAGTTCATGAAGAGGCATGGTATACCAACAGCAGAGTTCAAGGTTTTTGATGAGCCAGAGGCTGCAAAGGATTACATTGCAAGGAGCAAGAGGGATGATGTTGTAGTTAAGGCAGATGGGCTTGCTGCTGGGAAGGGTGTAGTAGTGTGTAGTAGCAAGGCTGAAGCATACAACGCAGTAGATATGATCATGAAGGATAGGGTATTTGGTGATGCTGGTAATAGAATAGTGCTGGAGGAGAGGCTCTACGGGGAGGAGGTATCCTTCATATGCATGAGTGATGGAAAGCGTATCATACCATTGGCAACAAGCCAAGATCACAAGAGGGTATATGATAACGATGAGGGTCCAAACACTGGTGGCATGGGTGCATACTCCCCCAACCCTATCATAGATGGTAAGATGCATGAGTGGATAATGCGTAATATAATGCAGAAGGCTATAGATGGGTTAAGGCATGATGGTGTTGAGTTCAAGGGCTTCCTATACGCTGGGCTTATGCTTGTTGGTGATAAAGCATATGTTCTAGAGTTCAATGTAAGGCTTGGTGATCCAGAGACACAGGTTATACTTCCAAGGCTTAGATCTGATCTTATCTATTATGTTGAGCACTGCATAGATGGTACTCTAGACCAGGCTGAGGATATGGTATGGGATGAGAGGGTAGCAGTATGTGTAGTGCTAGCATCTAAAGGTTATCCTAATGCGTATGAGACGGGCAAGGTCATAACAGGGCTTGATGATCTTAATAGTATGTACAGCAATGGTGATCATCTTGTATTCCATGCAGGTACAAAGGTTACAGATGATGGTAGAATAGTAACAGATGGAGGCAGGGTTCTAAGCATAGTAGCATTAGGTAGTGATATGAAGGAGGCTATAGAGAAGGTCTATTCTGCAGTTAATAGAGTACACTGGGAAGGGATGCATTACAGAAGGGATATAGGGAAGAGAGCGTTAAGGTATTTATTGAATAGATGA
- a CDS encoding twin-arginine translocase TatA/TatE family subunit gives MINIGGSEWIIIVLLFLILIVGSKHLPSLGRSIGKAVGEYERARASIRRELDRMNANTNTNTSIGLTIPIKGPVSSEREKLEAVARALGIDPNGVSDDELRRLLHERLNSK, from the coding sequence ATGATTAACATAGGAGGAAGTGAGTGGATAATCATAGTACTTCTCTTCCTCATACTCATAGTTGGGAGCAAGCATCTACCAAGTTTAGGAAGGAGCATAGGTAAGGCAGTTGGAGAGTATGAGAGGGCAAGGGCAAGTATAAGGAGGGAACTTGATAGGATGAATGCTAATACCAATACCAACACAAGTATAGGCTTAACTATACCCATAAAGGGTCCAGTAAGTAGCGAGAGGGAGAAGTTGGAGGCTGTAGCAAGGGCATTGGGTATAGATCCCAATGGAGTGAGCGATGATGAGTTGAGGAGGCTATTGCATGAGAGGCTAAACAGCAAGTAA